In one window of Micromonospora cathayae DNA:
- a CDS encoding UDP-glucose dehydrogenase family protein, which translates to MTIPYPNTQPMPVIPPVSPPSGAPRPRVTFLGTGYLGATYAICYAELGYEVLGYDVDADKIAKLNAGEVPIHEPGLDELLKRNLAAGRLRFSTDIAETADFGDVHFICVGTPQRADGLGADLSFVEASVTSLAQHLTRKALIVGKSTVPVGTAEWVEQLVGKHSAPDLDAEVAWSPEFLQEGFAVDDVLRPNRIVVGVKSDWANGMLYAAHKGVFDLAATEDREVPLVVTDFATAELVKVAANAFLATKISFINAMAEVCEVAGGDVTQLARAIGYDPRIGNRFLQAGLGFGGACLPKDIRAFQARAQELGAGEALRFLHEVDLINLRRRSRVLQLAADLLGRRYGPAGPDLTGTRIAVLGATFKPNTDDVRDAPALAVAALLHKAGADVRVYDPQGMENARRAMPELGYEASITDAATGADLLCVLTEWADFRNADPVALGELVAGRRVVDGRNCLDSALWVQAGWEYRGMGRP; encoded by the coding sequence GTGACGATCCCGTACCCGAACACCCAGCCGATGCCGGTCATCCCACCGGTGAGCCCGCCCTCGGGTGCGCCCCGGCCCCGGGTCACCTTCCTCGGCACCGGTTACCTCGGCGCGACGTACGCCATCTGCTACGCCGAACTCGGGTACGAGGTGCTCGGCTACGACGTCGACGCCGACAAGATCGCCAAGCTGAACGCCGGCGAGGTGCCGATCCACGAGCCGGGCCTGGACGAGCTGCTCAAGCGCAACCTGGCCGCCGGCCGGCTGCGGTTCAGCACCGACATCGCCGAGACCGCCGACTTCGGCGACGTGCACTTCATCTGCGTCGGCACCCCGCAGCGCGCCGACGGCCTCGGCGCGGACCTCTCCTTCGTCGAGGCGTCGGTAACCAGCCTGGCCCAGCACCTGACCCGCAAGGCGCTGATCGTCGGCAAGTCCACGGTGCCGGTCGGCACCGCCGAGTGGGTCGAGCAGCTCGTCGGCAAGCACAGCGCCCCCGACCTGGACGCCGAGGTGGCCTGGAGCCCCGAGTTCCTCCAGGAGGGCTTCGCCGTCGACGACGTGCTGCGCCCCAACCGGATCGTGGTCGGCGTCAAGAGCGACTGGGCCAACGGCATGCTGTACGCCGCCCACAAGGGTGTCTTCGACCTGGCCGCCACCGAGGACCGCGAGGTTCCCCTGGTGGTCACCGACTTCGCCACCGCCGAGCTGGTCAAGGTCGCCGCCAACGCCTTCCTCGCCACCAAGATCTCCTTCATCAACGCGATGGCCGAGGTCTGCGAGGTCGCCGGCGGCGACGTCACCCAGCTGGCCCGCGCCATCGGCTACGACCCCCGGATCGGCAACCGGTTCCTCCAGGCCGGACTCGGCTTCGGCGGGGCCTGTCTGCCCAAGGACATCCGCGCCTTCCAGGCCCGCGCCCAGGAACTCGGCGCCGGGGAGGCGCTGCGCTTCCTGCACGAGGTGGACCTGATCAACCTGCGCCGCCGCAGCCGGGTCCTCCAGCTCGCCGCCGACCTGCTCGGCCGCCGCTACGGCCCGGCCGGCCCCGACCTCACCGGCACCCGGATCGCCGTGCTCGGCGCGACCTTCAAACCCAACACCGACGACGTACGGGACGCCCCGGCGCTCGCCGTCGCCGCACTGCTGCACAAGGCCGGCGCGGACGTGCGGGTGTACGACCCGCAGGGCATGGAGAACGCCCGCCGCGCCATGCCCGAGCTGGGTTACGAGGCGAGCATCACCGACGCCGCCACCGGGGCCGACCTGCTCTGCGTCCTCACCGAATGGGCCGACTTCCGCAACGCCGACCCGGTCGCCCTCGGCGAACTGGTCGCCGGCCGGCGGGTGGTCGACGGACGCAACTGCCTCGACTCCGCGCTCTGGGTGCAGGCCGGCTGGGAGTACCGGGGCATGGGCCGCCCCTGA
- the purE gene encoding 5-(carboxyamino)imidazole ribonucleotide mutase — protein sequence MSTVGLIMGSDSDWPTMRAAAGALDEFDVAYEVGVVSAHRTPDKMIGYARSAADRGLKVIIAGAGGAAHLPGMVASATPLPVIGVPVPLKHLDGMDSLLSIVQMPAGVPVATVSIGGARNAGLLAVRILAAADPALLARMVAFQAELEKLVADKEAALRASLA from the coding sequence ATGAGCACCGTCGGGTTGATCATGGGTAGCGACTCGGACTGGCCGACCATGCGGGCCGCCGCCGGGGCGCTCGACGAGTTCGACGTGGCGTACGAGGTCGGCGTCGTCTCGGCGCACCGCACCCCGGACAAGATGATCGGGTACGCCCGCTCGGCCGCCGACCGGGGCCTGAAGGTGATCATCGCCGGTGCCGGTGGGGCCGCCCACCTGCCCGGCATGGTCGCCTCGGCCACGCCGCTGCCGGTGATCGGGGTGCCGGTGCCGTTGAAGCACCTGGACGGGATGGACTCCCTGCTCTCCATCGTGCAGATGCCGGCGGGCGTGCCGGTGGCGACGGTATCGATCGGCGGGGCGCGTAACGCCGGCCTGCTGGCCGTACGGATCCTCGCCGCCGCCGACCCGGCCCTGCTGGCCCGGATGGTCGCCTTCCAGGCGGAGCTGGAGAAGCTGGTCGCCGACAAGGAAGCCGCCCTCCGCGCCTCCCTGGCCTGA
- a CDS encoding zinc ribbon domain-containing protein, with translation MSGFQCVNCGHQIKPARRCPHCGAEQPQWAAHAAKVERSIAEMKAREAEISREQRQLAQKMQAALFQRDIFAHERLKQATRARKIRLRRPGRRAATATATTAPASGAPPRVPRQGNPPPDGPPAPPTTTATWLDVDNPEHPPEASSREVQNIPLGLGALLIGVAAVVFAAVATSSMDALARLLILLAATALALLTPPVVARRGLLSTAETIAAVGLILVPLDGYALHAVGLPGSGAVSGTVFAGLVFAVTAGVAYGYARWTGLRVPRFAAVLAVQPVLPLLAYDLVGGAAGWALVGTGVAALDLWLVRSPLTTERPAGPTAPERDRAATGRPEGAPEETGEVLTEPATTSDTGRPDRPAAVPVAPARPVPWLTELLLVLYGAAVALALAYATTALLRAATVPAALGSAAVLLLAAAVTLVGTVAMRRPPLPDLGAGIATLAVIGAFGRVAAVALPGRALLVVSVVIALTSVAVRAVPERARRGPQLASAVALTVTGLLVAFGALRAGVAAVRAALPAWAADLDAYPAVLAEAAGPAGWQLALSALLLTVAAVLALPAEIRREFAVAGAAVTALAVPASFGLGWAGAPWPMVLTAIGIGLVGLSARTGRAALAHALAAAVVGLVGAGAALARPASTAAVLLALFVGGVLVVLAPKVRVGSAAAADTLTAWAAGGAAFALPGAVAAFVAALVPAGPVLTPAAQREITVPVLAASFLAVCVTVGYAAIVQVSRREISMPLAVGAGLGALVVAAATFAAPGATSADAWVAALLLVTALLLFAAPSIDARNRTDLALDGSDFAAAAATVALVATLLRIAAVLVPGAQLLVAAALVLVVAVFARAMPDEWRRGPVLGMALAGIVIGTLAGWMALRGGFGVIAVPGPIWAGDLTGWPAAPVGGSTAQAPVALVLLGVAAAILLPDPWKHDVSGAAVVLATIGAPAAFDLPWWSPVLVGATVATVFGMAAVAATDPRAGLSRITVAGLVALHGVGAGLVRPWTTALALGIVVLLGVVVAVLARTFAGTDSEQVETEGMPPHLVTIGGIATGAALLALPGALAALAAGAGHPAQVLITAALAASSLGLAAVAALRRRVPQYLPYASLGIAAGASVSALASIPTHLTVGVFAAAAALLGVLAELVRGATVPPMADAAPVGRWTMLLDGALRRMPDRFTDRRWRVSPAAGALAAAALPTVLAVASLAPALVVALVEPYATLSRVWGGPPPELFTPPAGAVDPVHVLTAVLLTVTAALAAVAFSDGVYFRAVPVVLPGLAVTVLIAPTALGYGWPHSTLAALAVFTLAMLGLALTPPPPETERARSLRWTRVLAFGIGLAAGSAGLAGALATRDLTVLTLAGAVAVGVVAALFGSTERARILGWLFASLTAQLLVLTIGLVAGLAPVWSAFGVLAVGAALQVFAARLPRLRRPEAHREAATVEWSGYAAALIALALAFDSPRHVAALLAGWGAVLGVAATRPGRRPTERRILFWSVVACEIVAWWILMRVADVALPEAYTLPFAALALLVGVLELRERPDLSSWVAYGPALVTAFVPTLAIVLATDSSMIRQVLLLLGAVAVLVWGSMTQQQAPVIVGAVVTGIAALHALFSLGPWLVLLLVGVVLLALGANNERRRRAQDRLQTALRGMR, from the coding sequence GTGAGTGGCTTCCAGTGCGTCAACTGCGGTCACCAGATCAAGCCGGCCCGCCGCTGCCCCCACTGCGGCGCCGAGCAGCCACAGTGGGCGGCCCACGCGGCCAAGGTGGAACGCTCGATCGCCGAGATGAAGGCGCGGGAAGCCGAGATCAGCCGCGAGCAGCGGCAGCTCGCCCAGAAGATGCAGGCGGCGCTGTTCCAGCGGGACATCTTCGCGCACGAACGCCTGAAACAGGCCACCCGGGCCCGCAAGATCCGGCTCCGCCGGCCCGGCAGACGCGCCGCCACCGCCACCGCCACCACCGCCCCCGCATCCGGCGCGCCGCCCCGGGTGCCCCGCCAGGGCAACCCGCCGCCGGACGGGCCGCCGGCACCGCCCACCACCACCGCCACCTGGCTCGACGTCGACAATCCGGAGCACCCGCCGGAGGCGTCCTCGCGGGAGGTGCAGAACATCCCGCTCGGCCTGGGCGCGCTGCTCATCGGCGTCGCCGCGGTGGTCTTCGCGGCGGTGGCGACCAGTTCGATGGACGCGCTGGCCCGGCTGCTGATCCTGCTCGCCGCGACCGCGCTTGCGCTGCTCACCCCGCCGGTGGTGGCCCGCCGAGGGCTGCTGTCGACCGCCGAGACGATCGCGGCCGTCGGGCTGATCCTGGTGCCCCTGGACGGGTACGCCCTGCACGCCGTCGGCCTGCCCGGCTCGGGAGCGGTCTCCGGGACGGTCTTCGCCGGCCTGGTCTTCGCGGTCACCGCCGGGGTGGCCTACGGCTACGCCCGGTGGACGGGGCTGCGGGTGCCCCGGTTCGCCGCCGTCCTGGCGGTGCAGCCGGTGCTGCCGCTGCTGGCGTACGACCTGGTCGGTGGGGCCGCCGGCTGGGCGCTGGTGGGCACCGGGGTGGCCGCGCTCGACCTGTGGCTGGTCCGGTCCCCGCTGACCACCGAACGCCCTGCCGGCCCGACCGCTCCGGAGCGGGACCGCGCCGCCACCGGACGGCCGGAGGGCGCGCCGGAGGAGACCGGCGAGGTACTCACCGAACCGGCGACGACGTCGGACACCGGCCGCCCGGACCGCCCGGCCGCCGTACCGGTGGCACCGGCCCGGCCGGTGCCCTGGCTGACCGAGCTGCTCCTGGTGCTGTACGGGGCGGCGGTGGCGCTCGCCCTCGCGTACGCGACCACCGCCCTGCTGCGCGCCGCGACCGTGCCGGCCGCGCTCGGGTCCGCCGCCGTGCTGCTGCTGGCCGCCGCGGTGACCCTGGTCGGCACGGTGGCGATGCGCCGGCCGCCCCTGCCCGACCTGGGTGCCGGCATCGCCACCCTCGCGGTGATCGGCGCGTTCGGGCGGGTCGCCGCCGTGGCCCTGCCCGGCCGGGCGCTGCTGGTGGTCTCCGTCGTCATCGCCCTGACCAGTGTGGCCGTCCGGGCCGTACCGGAACGGGCCCGGCGGGGTCCGCAGCTCGCCTCGGCGGTGGCGCTGACCGTCACCGGGCTGCTCGTCGCCTTCGGCGCGCTGCGGGCCGGCGTCGCCGCGGTCCGGGCCGCCCTGCCCGCCTGGGCCGCCGACCTCGACGCGTACCCTGCCGTGCTCGCCGAGGCCGCCGGACCGGCCGGCTGGCAGCTCGCGCTGAGCGCGTTGCTGCTGACCGTCGCGGCCGTGCTGGCCCTGCCGGCGGAGATCCGGCGCGAGTTCGCGGTGGCCGGGGCGGCGGTGACCGCGCTGGCGGTACCGGCCTCGTTCGGGCTCGGCTGGGCCGGCGCGCCCTGGCCGATGGTGCTCACCGCGATCGGCATCGGCCTGGTCGGGCTCTCCGCCCGGACCGGTCGGGCCGCCCTGGCGCACGCCCTCGCCGCCGCCGTGGTGGGTCTGGTCGGGGCCGGCGCGGCCCTGGCCCGGCCGGCGTCGACCGCCGCGGTGCTGCTCGCGCTCTTCGTCGGCGGTGTCCTGGTGGTGCTGGCCCCCAAGGTCCGGGTCGGCTCGGCGGCAGCGGCGGACACCCTCACCGCCTGGGCCGCCGGTGGTGCGGCGTTCGCCCTGCCGGGCGCGGTGGCCGCCTTCGTCGCCGCGCTCGTCCCGGCCGGGCCGGTGCTCACCCCGGCCGCCCAGCGGGAGATCACCGTCCCCGTCCTCGCGGCCAGCTTCCTGGCCGTCTGCGTCACCGTCGGCTACGCGGCGATCGTCCAGGTGTCCCGGCGGGAGATCAGCATGCCGCTGGCGGTGGGCGCCGGGCTGGGCGCGCTGGTGGTCGCCGCCGCCACGTTCGCCGCGCCCGGTGCCACCTCCGCCGACGCCTGGGTGGCCGCGCTGCTGCTGGTGACCGCGCTGCTGCTGTTCGCCGCGCCGTCGATCGACGCCCGGAACCGGACCGACCTGGCCCTGGACGGGTCCGACTTCGCCGCCGCCGCGGCGACCGTCGCGCTGGTCGCCACCCTGCTGCGGATCGCCGCGGTGCTGGTGCCCGGGGCGCAACTGCTGGTCGCGGCGGCGCTGGTGCTGGTGGTCGCGGTCTTCGCGCGGGCCATGCCGGACGAGTGGCGACGCGGCCCGGTCCTCGGCATGGCGCTCGCCGGGATCGTCATCGGCACGTTGGCCGGCTGGATGGCGCTGCGCGGCGGGTTCGGGGTGATCGCCGTACCCGGGCCGATCTGGGCGGGCGACCTGACCGGCTGGCCGGCTGCGCCCGTCGGGGGCAGCACCGCCCAGGCCCCGGTCGCGCTGGTGCTGCTCGGCGTCGCCGCCGCGATCCTGCTCCCCGACCCCTGGAAGCACGACGTCTCCGGTGCGGCGGTGGTGCTCGCCACCATCGGCGCGCCGGCCGCGTTCGACCTGCCGTGGTGGTCGCCGGTACTGGTCGGCGCGACGGTCGCCACGGTGTTCGGGATGGCCGCGGTGGCCGCCACCGACCCCCGGGCCGGGCTCTCCCGGATCACCGTCGCCGGGCTGGTCGCGCTGCACGGCGTCGGGGCCGGGCTGGTCCGGCCCTGGACCACCGCCCTGGCGCTGGGCATCGTGGTGCTGCTCGGGGTGGTGGTCGCCGTGCTGGCCCGGACGTTCGCCGGAACCGACAGCGAGCAGGTCGAGACCGAGGGGATGCCACCGCACCTGGTCACCATCGGCGGTATCGCCACCGGGGCCGCCCTGCTCGCCCTGCCCGGCGCGCTGGCCGCCCTGGCCGCCGGGGCCGGTCACCCGGCCCAGGTGCTGATCACCGCCGCGCTCGCCGCGTCCAGCCTCGGTCTGGCGGCGGTCGCCGCGCTCCGCCGCCGGGTCCCGCAGTACCTGCCGTACGCGAGCCTGGGCATCGCCGCCGGTGCCTCGGTCAGCGCGCTGGCCTCGATCCCCACCCACCTGACCGTCGGGGTGTTCGCGGCGGCGGCCGCCCTGCTCGGCGTACTGGCCGAACTGGTCCGGGGGGCCACCGTGCCGCCGATGGCCGACGCCGCGCCGGTCGGCCGGTGGACGATGCTGCTCGACGGCGCGCTGCGCCGGATGCCGGACCGGTTCACCGACCGGCGCTGGCGGGTCAGCCCGGCCGCCGGCGCGCTGGCCGCCGCCGCCCTGCCCACCGTGCTGGCGGTGGCGTCGCTCGCGCCGGCCCTGGTGGTCGCGCTGGTCGAGCCGTACGCGACGCTGTCGCGGGTCTGGGGCGGTCCGCCGCCGGAGCTGTTCACCCCGCCGGCCGGTGCCGTCGACCCGGTCCACGTGCTGACCGCCGTCCTGCTCACCGTCACCGCGGCGCTGGCCGCCGTCGCGTTCAGCGACGGGGTGTACTTCCGGGCCGTGCCGGTGGTCCTGCCCGGTCTGGCGGTCACCGTGCTCATCGCGCCGACCGCCCTCGGGTACGGCTGGCCGCACAGCACCCTGGCCGCGCTGGCCGTGTTCACCCTGGCCATGCTGGGGCTGGCGCTGACCCCGCCACCGCCGGAGACCGAACGGGCCCGGTCGCTGCGCTGGACCCGGGTGCTGGCCTTCGGCATCGGGCTTGCCGCCGGGAGCGCCGGCCTGGCCGGGGCCCTCGCCACCCGGGACCTGACCGTCCTCACCCTGGCCGGCGCGGTCGCGGTGGGGGTGGTGGCGGCGCTGTTCGGCAGCACCGAACGGGCCCGCATCCTGGGCTGGCTCTTCGCCTCGCTGACGGCCCAGCTCCTGGTGCTCACCATCGGGCTGGTCGCCGGCCTCGCCCCGGTCTGGTCGGCGTTCGGGGTACTGGCGGTCGGCGCGGCGCTCCAGGTCTTCGCGGCCCGGCTACCCCGGCTGCGTCGCCCCGAGGCGCACCGCGAGGCGGCCACCGTGGAGTGGAGCGGGTACGCTGCCGCGCTCATCGCGCTGGCCCTGGCGTTCGACTCGCCCCGGCACGTGGCCGCGCTGCTGGCCGGCTGGGGTGCGGTGCTCGGCGTGGCGGCCACCCGGCCGGGCCGCCGGCCGACCGAACGGCGCATCCTGTTCTGGTCCGTGGTGGCCTGCGAGATCGTCGCCTGGTGGATCCTGATGCGGGTCGCCGACGTGGCGCTGCCCGAGGCGTACACGCTGCCCTTCGCGGCGCTCGCCCTGCTGGTCGGGGTGCTGGAGCTGCGGGAGCGGCCGGACCTGAGCAGTTGGGTGGCGTACGGCCCGGCGCTGGTGACCGCGTTCGTGCCGACCCTGGCGATCGTGCTGGCCACCGACTCCAGCATGATCCGGCAGGTGCTGCTGCTGCTCGGCGCGGTGGCCGTGCTGGTCTGGGGTTCGATGACCCAGCAGCAGGCGCCGGTGATCGTCGGGGCGGTGGTCACCGGGATCGCCGCGCTGCACGCGCTGTTCAGCCTGGGGCCGTGGCTGGTGCTGCTGCTGGTGGGTGTGGTGCTGCTGGCGCTGGGGGCGAACAATGAGCGCCGCCGCCGGGCCCAGGACCGCCTCCAGACCGCCCTGCGCGGCATGCGCTGA
- a CDS encoding thioredoxin domain-containing protein, translating into MNRLANATSPYLLQHADNPVDWWPWGDEAFAEAKRRDVPVLISVGYAACHWCHVMAHESFEDENVGRLLNDNFVAIKVDREERPDVDAVYMTATQAMTGQGGWPMTVFATPDGTPFFCGTYFPKPNFVRLLESVGTAWREQRDAVLRQGAQVVEAIGGAQAVGGPTTPLTAGLLDAAADQLAREYDATNGGFGGAPKFPPHMNLLFLLRYHQRTGSGQALEIVRHTAEAMARGGIHDQLAGGFARYSVDGHWTVPHFEKMLYDNALLLRCYTHLWRLTGDPLAARVARDTARFLADELHRPGEGFASALDADTEGVEGLTYAWTPAQLVEVLGEDDGRWAADLFDVTASGSFEHGTSVLRLARDVDDADPEVRARWQDVVRRLLAARDTRPQPARDDKVVAAWNGLAITALAEFVRLVESGAVTVADDDANLLDGVTIVADGALRQAAEHLATAHLVDGRLRRVSRDGVVGEPAGVLEDYGCVAEAFCAMHQLTGSGPWLELAGGLLDTALARFAAPGGGFYDTADDAEQLVTRPADPTDNATPSGRSALVAALVSYAALTGESRYREAAEAALATVAPIVARHARFTGYAATVGEALLSGPYEIAVVTDDPTGDPLVAAALRHAPPGAVVVAGRPDQPGVPLLADRPLVDGRPTAYVCRGFVCQRPVTTVDDLVAQLAG; encoded by the coding sequence GTGAACCGACTCGCCAACGCCACCAGCCCGTACCTCCTCCAGCACGCGGACAACCCGGTCGACTGGTGGCCGTGGGGCGACGAGGCGTTCGCCGAGGCGAAACGACGGGACGTGCCGGTGCTGATCTCCGTCGGGTACGCGGCCTGCCACTGGTGCCACGTGATGGCGCACGAGTCCTTCGAGGACGAGAACGTCGGCCGGCTGCTCAACGACAACTTCGTGGCGATCAAGGTGGACCGGGAGGAACGTCCGGACGTCGACGCCGTCTACATGACCGCCACCCAGGCGATGACCGGCCAGGGCGGCTGGCCGATGACCGTCTTCGCCACGCCCGACGGCACCCCGTTCTTCTGCGGCACCTACTTCCCGAAGCCCAACTTCGTCCGGCTGCTGGAATCGGTCGGCACCGCCTGGCGCGAGCAGCGCGACGCCGTCCTGCGGCAGGGGGCCCAGGTGGTCGAGGCGATCGGCGGCGCCCAGGCCGTCGGCGGCCCCACCACCCCGCTCACCGCCGGGCTGCTCGACGCCGCCGCCGACCAGCTCGCCCGGGAGTACGACGCCACCAACGGCGGGTTCGGTGGCGCGCCGAAGTTCCCGCCGCACATGAACCTGCTGTTCCTGCTGCGGTACCACCAGCGCACCGGCTCCGGGCAGGCCCTGGAGATCGTCCGGCACACCGCCGAGGCGATGGCCCGCGGCGGCATCCACGACCAGCTCGCCGGCGGCTTCGCCCGCTACTCCGTCGACGGGCACTGGACCGTGCCGCACTTCGAGAAGATGCTCTACGACAACGCCCTGCTGCTGCGCTGCTACACCCACCTGTGGCGGCTCACCGGCGACCCGCTGGCCGCCCGGGTGGCCCGGGACACCGCCCGTTTCCTCGCCGACGAGCTGCACCGCCCCGGCGAGGGCTTCGCCTCCGCCCTGGACGCCGACACCGAGGGCGTCGAGGGACTCACCTACGCCTGGACCCCCGCCCAGCTCGTCGAGGTGCTCGGCGAGGACGACGGCCGCTGGGCCGCCGACCTGTTCGACGTCACCGCGTCGGGCAGCTTCGAACACGGCACCAGCGTGCTGCGGCTGGCCCGGGACGTCGACGACGCCGACCCCGAGGTACGCGCCCGGTGGCAGGACGTCGTCCGGCGGCTGCTCGCCGCCCGGGACACCCGCCCCCAACCGGCCCGTGACGACAAGGTGGTGGCCGCCTGGAACGGCCTGGCGATCACCGCGCTCGCCGAGTTCGTCCGGCTCGTCGAGTCCGGAGCGGTGACCGTCGCCGACGACGACGCCAACCTGCTCGACGGGGTCACCATCGTCGCCGACGGGGCGCTGCGCCAGGCCGCTGAGCACCTCGCCACCGCGCACCTGGTCGACGGCCGGCTGCGCCGGGTCTCCCGGGACGGCGTGGTCGGCGAGCCGGCCGGCGTCCTGGAGGACTACGGCTGCGTGGCCGAGGCGTTCTGCGCCATGCACCAGCTCACCGGCTCCGGACCCTGGCTGGAACTGGCCGGCGGGCTGCTGGACACCGCGCTGGCCCGGTTCGCCGCCCCCGGTGGTGGCTTCTACGACACCGCCGACGACGCCGAGCAGCTCGTCACCCGCCCGGCCGACCCGACCGACAACGCCACCCCGTCCGGCCGGTCGGCGCTGGTCGCGGCACTGGTCAGCTACGCGGCGCTGACCGGGGAGAGCCGCTACCGGGAGGCCGCCGAGGCCGCCCTGGCGACCGTCGCGCCGATCGTCGCCCGGCACGCCCGGTTCACCGGGTACGCGGCCACCGTCGGGGAGGCGCTGCTCTCCGGCCCGTACGAGATCGCCGTGGTGACCGACGACCCGACCGGCGACCCGCTGGTCGCGGCGGCCCTGCGACACGCCCCGCCCGGCGCGGTGGTGGTCGCCGGCCGCCCGGACCAGCCCGGTGTGCCGCTGCTGGCGGACCGTCCGCTGGTCGACGGGCGGCCCACCGCGTACGTCTGCCGGGGGTTCGTCTGCCAGCGCCCGGTCACCACCGTCGACGACCTGGTCGCCCAGCTCGCCGGGTGA
- a CDS encoding 5-(carboxyamino)imidazole ribonucleotide synthase: MEPRTGLPVVGMVGGGQLARMTHQAAIALGQSLRVLALSPDDGAALVAADVQYGDHTDLAALRTFAKNCDVVTFDHEHVPTEHVRTLAAEGVKLYPPADALLHAQDKQVMREKLAGLGAPVPAWQPVTSPADLVDFGTRTGWPVILKAARGGYDGRGVWVVDDADHAADLAGTLLAGGTKLIAEERVRLRRELAVQVARSPFGQVAAYPVVETVQRDGICVEVLAPAPDLPEERAVAAQQLAIDLATALGVVGLLAVELFETDDGIVVNELAMRPHNSGHWTIEGARTSQFEQHLRAVLDYPMGDTALTAPVVVMANVLGGEPGGMSIDERLHHLFAAEPGAKVHLYGKQVRPGRKIGHVTVLGTDLDEVRARAARAAHWLREGQEPPA; this comes from the coding sequence ATGGAACCCCGTACCGGTCTTCCCGTGGTCGGCATGGTGGGCGGCGGCCAGTTGGCCCGGATGACCCACCAGGCCGCCATCGCCCTCGGCCAGTCCCTGCGTGTGCTCGCCCTCTCGCCGGACGACGGCGCGGCCCTGGTCGCCGCCGACGTGCAGTACGGCGACCACACCGACCTGGCGGCGCTGCGCACCTTCGCCAAGAACTGCGACGTGGTCACCTTCGACCACGAGCACGTGCCGACCGAGCACGTCCGCACCCTCGCCGCCGAGGGGGTGAAGCTGTACCCGCCGGCCGACGCGCTGCTGCACGCCCAGGACAAGCAGGTCATGCGGGAGAAACTGGCCGGGCTGGGCGCCCCGGTGCCGGCCTGGCAGCCGGTCACCAGCCCCGCCGACCTGGTCGACTTCGGTACCCGTACCGGCTGGCCGGTGATCCTCAAGGCGGCCCGGGGCGGGTACGACGGGCGGGGCGTCTGGGTGGTCGACGACGCCGACCACGCCGCCGACCTGGCCGGCACCCTGCTGGCCGGGGGCACGAAGCTGATCGCCGAGGAACGGGTACGGCTGCGCCGGGAACTGGCCGTACAGGTGGCCCGCTCGCCGTTCGGGCAGGTCGCGGCGTACCCGGTGGTGGAGACGGTGCAGCGCGACGGCATCTGCGTGGAGGTGCTGGCCCCGGCCCCCGACCTGCCGGAGGAGCGCGCGGTCGCCGCCCAGCAGCTCGCCATCGACCTGGCGACCGCGCTCGGCGTGGTCGGCCTGCTGGCGGTGGAGCTGTTCGAGACCGACGACGGCATCGTGGTCAACGAGTTGGCGATGCGACCGCACAACTCCGGGCACTGGACCATCGAGGGGGCCCGGACCTCGCAGTTCGAGCAGCACCTGCGGGCGGTCCTGGACTACCCGATGGGGGACACCGCGCTGACCGCTCCGGTGGTGGTGATGGCGAACGTGCTGGGCGGCGAGCCCGGCGGCATGTCCATCGACGAGCGGCTGCACCACCTGTTCGCCGCCGAGCCCGGGGCCAAGGTGCACCTCTACGGCAAGCAGGTCCGGCCGGGCCGCAAGATCGGGCACGTGACGGTGCTCGGCACCGACCTGGACGAGGTACGGGCGCGCGCCGCGCGGGCCGCCCACTGGCTGCGCGAAGGGCAGGAACCTCCGGCATGA